The Quercus lobata isolate SW786 chromosome 9, ValleyOak3.0 Primary Assembly, whole genome shotgun sequence region catttagcatttttttatctctttcattaagttttttttacctCTTGCATTTAGCACTCATAAGAatttaaatcaaaatcaaaccacaaaaatcatataaaaatcaccaaattagagtttaaattataattaaatttttaaaagaaatctagGCACAATTGCACAAAAATTCCATGTAACGAAGTCATACTCAAGAGTATTGGACATTTTTTCCTTTGTATAAATAGGGGGGTCCCAATAGGATGGGGGGCtaacaattttctctccaaaacatTTATTGTAGGAACATAAAAGTTTTCTATTGTAGACTTTTCATGCTTAAAGAACATGACTTACGAACTAATCAAACTAGAGTTTTTAATACCTACAGCAATTTCACAACATCAAGAACAAACCCCAGTGTATACAGTGTCAAATTCCATAGTCTCATGTTACATCAAATGAGTATTTAATTTTTCTCGCAAAGTATTGAATAGTAAAGCTTCTGGGCCATAGTCTCAACTACAACTCTCAATCATGTTGGACTTGGATGACACATTTACACATCGTATCATTATGAGATGTAGAAAAAATTTGGAGTGTACACAACGTTTAGTGTGGATGGGAAGAAATTCCATCCTATTCCAATTGGTTAGGTCAGTAAGGGACCTATTCCATTTTAATGATCCTGGAATTTTGTATACAAGTAATAATCAATGAAACTTCTGCCTAAAATAAGTCGAACTTTTggcaagagagaaaattgatgtcTAGACAAATCAAGCTAAGGCCGACCAAAATGGAtcatattcttaatttcttatctcAATTTGTTCCATGTACAAGACTTACAATCAATACTTGGCGTATAAAAGTTTAAACATCTTATCTAAAGTCCATCCTTTGAAagcttgagaaaaaattcatttaaaccaACAAAATTCTTATAAGGATGAACACAATAGcaatatcattttaaaaaataacaataaagataaaaaaaaatctatgctTATTTTGTACATATGATAAAGTCCAATCACAAAGTTTTTTGAGACTCATGTTGATTAGTGATTAGGAGTTATAAAggaataatcatcaatatatatatataaaagcagagatcTCATGCGGGAGTAAATGAGGTCTTGCCAAGTGACGctctaatttttcaattagcatttttttacctctttcgttaaggtttttttttttttttttttttactgttactcAAAAGTTTACtgtaagaaccaagtacgaggcctatgggccttggattattatgggctcacaatctatttgtagtgggcttgaagatttcctactatgggtcgttctcggcagagactcaaagcaacgcccagtttgatgttcactctttcactcttttctctccccaaaaaatcccctttcttctcccatctttcttctatttatagccaaggttagtgggaagatcatgattacagccaccgtttgtgccattgaaggtccaatatcatttgatttaagtggatgtttaggtgagagggcggtgctgcatttatgatcttggaacttgattccatctggaccgataatgctcggcagcaccgtctcccgtgcataccacattttcccgggaatAACTCATGTACAtgaccgggaacgtttgaccgagcccaccttggaacttaataccctacacctgtttgttatttatgaatCCCCGGGAATGGCGTAGGACGACTGGACCTTTCGGCTGGGCCTGTGGCCAAAGCCAGTACGGGAcaaggcccagggcctgtatgggcctgggatcaccGCACTGTACAATTGGGGCAGGGCCCGGGGTCTGTATGGGCCTAAggtctcggtgccgtacaatagcccccccttgattcatactcggtcatcgagaagaatcaaggagcagCATGGGACCTTTTGACCTCGGGAGTCTTTTAGCCTGGGACTTCTGGCCGTCATTTCTCATttaatattcatctcaaaagacgcgccgtttcgcgGCGCCAGGCGCAGTCGTCATTATTGCCTGACGGTTCGAGAACCGAAGCGACGTGCGGATTGGTTATGCTTGGCGTTCGTTGGACTGCTCGTAGACCGCGCCCATTTAATGCTTGATTCAGacgcttcttcttcctccattcatttttctttcctctatAAATAACCTCCCTCTGAACAGCATCCCATTTTTCCTCTGCCAATCTTTAGAGCTCTTTTTCTCTGCCGACCACATTTCTGTGCGCTTGCTTAcccagtgttcttttcctccttagaacccaaagtaagtttttcttccccttccttttcctttcaacTTTCATTTCTTTGAGTTTACTTTCGCATTTTTAGgcgttatagatgggttactcttacctccTAGAGTCCCcggctgctttggccacctttaggagtaaatttaacattcccaatgacgtggatgtggccTACTGCCATGAGAGCgatattgaactccaccgagggcatggtatagccttctttcctttgatgtccattctagaaggtggggtcaggttCCCCGTGGATCCCCTCTTAATAAACACACTCACTTACTACGGGCTGTGCCCGGACCAacttccccccaacttttaccgggtagttagttgcgtcagtaagttgaaccacacctttaacttacagttagaccaccatgacattaaccaaatgtataggctctgtgggagcaaagccaccggttattacctaaagacaagggatgcacgggtacggctgatatcatgcctacctgattcgaacaggaactccgccaATGAGTTCGTTAGGGTgagcggcaattggtttgccggggagTTTCCTTGCCCCCTTACGccgcgtgaagtgggttcgttcCATCCCCTTCATATAACTGCTTTCTTTCGCCTCTCATTTTCTTCCTCTcggtaaaaagaatttttatgatTAGAGACTAATGCGTCATTTGatcttttgcagacggcaaagtgtttgtgcaGGACCTCAGAGTCGTCCACGCCAAAGACTTAAACTTCGTCCTCCGCTctgagatatacgtgcattgggacgggCAACTCCGGGCTTCGCATTTGATCCTCGGTGTGGAGCCGGTTTATTCTACTTGGCAGCCGTTCAAGCAGGCCCTGatagttgacagccccctgctGTCGTATATAGACGTTCGGTACGTGAACTTTTTACCGCCGAGTCTTACAACCGGGGAAGCGAGGGAATTTGGCCGGCGGGTTACTCGCGCAGACGAGCTAGCCCCTTTGAGAGACGAATCCGCGGAAAAAGCATCCCGGCGTATCAGGGAGTTAGCCCACGAAGCCGTGCAGCAAGGCCAAGCGCAAGAGCAGCCAATCCCCGAGAATCCGGCCGCCGTGAACCAACAACAAGTGATAGAAGCGGCCGCCCTTTTAGCTAGAGCTGCCCGGCCTAAGGGAAAGATGGTATCTAGAAAAGTGCTGTCGGTAGAACGGTTTGTGCCCAGTGCCCGACAATCCAATCAGCCCCCTAATCCAGAGGGCCGGGGTCAAGTGCCGCAGCCTTCACCCCCACCGCAGGCCGGACGTGCCCGGAAGAAGCAAAAGGTCACCGATCAACCTTCCACTTGCCCGGGCGAGGTCGCTGCCCAGACTCCTCCCCGTCCAACAGGTGGTATTGTTATCCGTGAGCCGCCGACTGAAGCCGGCACGGGGGGcgcgtcctcctcccaagtggctCCTGCGTGGGAGCCGAAGATCCTTCTGGACGGCAAACCATTGCCGTCAACCGCCTGCATTCGGATGTGGGATAAAGGGGagggcggccgtattgcccaatCTTTGGCCGAAGCTCTCCAACTTCCCGAGGATGTGCATGCTTTCGAGGATGGATCCGAGGAGTCCGTagggcgccggttagagtggcacgccattgcggtaattttttttgtctatctAGTTCTTCATACAGGTTTCCTTTTGCcttttttctaacttttgtcCTTGCTAGGCTGCTCAAATGGCCCACATTGTGGCTGCTCGGGCACGGGAGCTTGCTGAGGAGAGCGAGCGCGAGAAGGAGGCGCGCGAGGCGGCGGTGAAAACGGCTAAGGAAAAACTGAAGGCCGCCGAGTCTGCTGAGAAAAAGGCTGCAGTTGCCGAGAAGAACCGGTCCCTTGCCGAGAAAAGGTGTGCGGAGCTCCTAACCcagcagaatgagacggagCTTAAGCTAGCCCAAGCTATCAGCCTTAACACCTCCAATGCCGAGGAGATAGCTGACCTTAGGGCAGGCTTGGCAGCCGCGGAGCAGAAATGGTATGATGTCGGCTTTGCTGATGCCGAAAACTCTGTAGAGCCGGTGGTTGCTCGGGCTAGGAATATGGgctttgaggccgggtggtttgccgcCCTTCAGGCAATGGGTGTTCCTGAGGATTCGcatctgagagaccccggccaaatcCCATTCCCGAGCCCCGCCCCTGCTGCTCAGGGTACCCCGGTGGCGATTGACGAGGAAGAGACAgccagtatgagggagctggttgagCAAATCGACGCTCACGCCGAGCCTGAGGAAATGGAAGTCACCAGtatcccgactgtgcaggagcttctcggtGACGCCCCGCCTTTTTCTTTGGCCGGCCAGCAGGAAGTGATACCGCCGAACCAACCTCCCCGCtaatttttcctttatcttgcttgctcatttttattttattagttttacttGCTCACGTCACCGGGATGCGGTGACCgaacatttgttttattttgttggttttatttgcctatgtcaccgggatgtggtggcCGAACAATTGCTCTACTTTAATTGGAAGtccgttttctttttccgtttgAATTTGTCGAATGAAATTATCTCTGTTCGTGTTTTGCTTGAACCACGCCAGTGCTATGGCGGCTTAATGTAATAGTACCCCCGAGAACCATTTACGCGGCGCTTAGTGTATTTTGAGAGCGCTTTTTGACTTAGTATTTGAAAAAGGGTCGGGTTAGGCTTTGGCTGAACCGGGAATCTAGCCGAGAATCAGGTTTTCGTACTTAGagaattatttgtaggtttccacctgctcggcgatagtgatcgagccgaggatcatgtttctatccttagattattatttgtaggtttccgcctgctcggcgatagtgatcgaaccgagggtcaggcttctgtccttagagacttatctgtaggtttccacctgctcggcgatagtgatcgagccgaggatcaggtttctgtccttagattattatttgtaggtttccgcctgctcggcgatagtgatcgaaccgagggtcaggcttctgtccttagagactta contains the following coding sequences:
- the LOC115959596 gene encoding uncharacterized abhydrolase domain-containing protein DDB_G0269086-like, whose amino-acid sequence is MVSRKVLSVERFVPSARQSNQPPNPEGRGQVPQPSPPPQAGRARKKQKVTDQPSTCPGEVAAQTPPRPTGGIVIREPPTEAGTGGASSSQVAPAWEPKILLDGKPLPSTACIRMWDKGEGGRIAQSLAEALQLPEDVHAFEDGSEESVGRRLEWHAIAAAQMAHIVAARARELAEESEREKEAREAAVKTAKEKLKAAESAEKKAAVAEKNRSLAEKRCAELLTQQNETELKLAQAISLNTSNAEEIADLRAGLAAAEQKWYDVGFADAENSVEPVVARARNMGFEAGWFAALQAMGVPEDSHLRDPGQIPFPSPAPAAQGTPVAIDEEETASMRELVEQIDAHAEPEEMEVTSIPTVQELLGDAPPFSLAGQQEVIPPNQPPR